AGCTGGGGACGGTCCACGACCGCGCCCAGGTCTTCGTGGACGGCCAGCCGGTGGGCGTGCTGGAGCGCGAGAACCACGAGCGCGCCATCGCCTTCACCGTGCCGGGCGAGGGCAGCCTGCTGAGCCTGCTGGTGGAGAACCAGGGCCGGGTCAACTACGGCAGCGGGATCCACGACCGCAAGGGGCTGCTGGGCCGGGTCCTGCTGGACGGCGTCGAGCTGACCGGCTGGACCAGCCGGCCGCTGCCGCTCGGCGACCTCGACGGGCTCTCCTTCACCGAGGACGGCCCCGCCCAGGTCGGCCCGACGTTCCACCGCGGCACCGTGCAGCTCGACGAGGTCGCCGACACCTTCCTCCACCTGCCCGGGTGGACCAAGGGCAACGTCTGGGTCAACGGCTTCCACCTCGGACGCCACTGGTCCCGCGGCCCCCAGCGCTCGCTCTACGTCCCCGGCCCCGTCCTGCGCCAGGGGTCGAACGAGATCGTCGTGCTGGAGCTGCACGCCGCCCACCGCGCCCTCACCGTCGAACTGCGCGAGGCCCCCGACCTCGGGCCGACCGAGGAGTAGCCGGACGCACTCCCCGGCCCACTCCCCGGGCCCGCTCCCCGGCCCCATTTCCCGGAACCTCGGTCCGGGAGCCCGGATGCCGGCCCCAGGGCCCGGGTTCCGGTACCGGTTCGGAGCACCGGAACACCCCCGTCCGGAGACCGCGGTCACGCAACGTACCCGCGGTCTCCGGCATTGCGCTGCCCGAGGAATCCGCCGGCCGCGGCCCGGCCGCGCAAGCGCGCTCGCCGCCACCGGCGCCGGCCCGCACCGGCGCATCGTGCCTGGTGACAGCCCTGCCGGCCGAGCCGGGCCGGCCGGCGGCCGCGTCGAGGACCCACCCGCCGGTGCATCAATGAACCCGATCGCGCGGTCCCGGCGACCGGGCCGCTCCTTGCCAGCACCCCACCAAAGCGGGATAAATGGGGAGTATGAGCCAGTATTCGGGCACTCTCCGGAGTTGGCTGATCCGCCGTTCCGGCAAAGCCGGCACGGTGGACCCGCCCCCTCCCGAAGCCGGCGACCCCCCGCAGCCGGACGACATCACCGTGCTGGCGCCCCCGGGCGGGCCCCGCCCACGGGCCCGGCAGACCCCGCGCAGCTTCGCCCGGGAGGTCTTCCTCCTCCAGCTGATGCTGGTGATCCTGCTCGTCGCGGCCGCGCTGGTGGCCGTCGTCGTCCAGACCCGGCGCGACACCATGGCCGATGCCCGGCACCGCACCCTCGCCGCCGCCGAGTCCTTCGCGCACGCCCCCGGACTGGTGAGCGCCCTGGACGGCCCGGACCCGAGCGCCACACTGCAGCCGCTCGCCGAGGACGCCCGCAAGGCCGCCGGCATCGACGCCCTCATCGTGTACAAGCTCGACGGGATCACCCTGACCCACAGCGACGTCTCGCAGCTCGGCAAGCACGTCATCGGCCCGTACGCCCAGGCCGCCGAGGGCAAGGCCTTCACCAGGACCTTCAACGGCGCGCTCGGCCCGTCCGTGATCTCGGCCGCCCCCGTGAAGGACGCCTCGGGCCAGGTGGTCGGCATCGTCTCCGCCCCGGTCACCGTGGAGTCGGTGCAGAACACCGTCAACCGGCAGCTGCCGGTCTTCCTGGTCAGCGCGGGCGCGGCCGTCGCCCTCGCCGCGGTCGGCGCGGGCCTGGTGAGCCACCGGCTGCGCCGCCAGACCCACGGCCTGGGCCCGGCCGAGATGACCCGGATGTACGAGCACCACGACGCCGTCCTGCACGCGGTGCGCGAGGGCGTGCTCATCACCGGCGACGACGGCCGGCTGCTGCTGGCCAACGACGAGGCCCGGCGGCTGCTGGACCTGCCCGCCGACGCGGAGGGACGCCCCGTCGAATCCCTGGGCCTGGACGCGGGCACCGCCGAACTGCTGGCCTCCGACCGGATCGCCACCGACGAGGTCCACCTGGCGGCGGACCGGCTGCTCTCCCTCAACAAGCGGTCCACCACGCCCTTCGGCGTGCACCGGACGAGCGTGGTGACGCTGCGGGACACCACCGAGCTGCGCGAGCTCTCGGGCCGGGCCGAGGTGGCCCGCGGGCGGCTGCGGCTGCTCTACGACGCCGGCATGCGGATCGGGTCCACCCTGGACGTGTCGCGCACCGCCGAGGAACTCGCGGAGGTGGCCGTCCCCGGGTTCGCCGACGTGGTCACCGTGGAGCTGCAGGACCTGGTCCTGCGCGGCGAGGAGCCGAGCGGGGCCAGCACCGAGCTGCGCCGCAGCGCCGTCGCCGGCCTGGCGGCCGACCACCCCCTCTACCCCGTCGGCCAGCTGATCCACTTCGTGCCGGGCACCCCCATGGCGACCAGCGTGGCCGACGGCCGGTCCGTGGTGGCGCCGGACCTGGCCGGCTCCCCCGGCTGGCAGGGCCAGGACCGCGCCCGGGCCCAGGAGATCCTCGACTACGGGATCCACTCCCTCGCGGTGGTGCCGCTGCAGGCCCGCGGCGTGGTGCTGGGCCTGGTGAACTTCTGGCGCGCGGGCGACTCCCCGCCGTTCGACCAGGAGGACCTCGCCTTCGCCGAGGAGGTCGCCGGCCGGGCCGCGGTGTCGATCGACAACGCCAGGCGCTACACCCGCGAGCACGCCACCGCGGTGACCCTGCAACGCAGTCTGATGCCCCGCGGCCTCCCGGCCCAGGAGGCCCTGGACGTGGCCCACCGCTACCTGCCCGCGCAGGCCGGCGTGGGCGGCGACTGGTTCGACGTGATCCCGCTGCCCGGCGCCCGGGTCGCGCTGGTGGTCGGCGACGTGGTCGGACACGGCCTGCACGCGGCGGCCACCATGGGCCGGCTGCGGGTCGCCGTCCACAACTTCTCGACCCTGGACCTCCCCCCGGACGAACTGCTGGGCCACCTCGACGAACTGGTGGCGCGCATCGACGTCCAGGACGAGGACACCGAGGACGACGCGCAGCCGGCGATCACCGGCGCCACCTGTCTGTACGTCATCTACGACGCCGTCTCCGGGGTGGTCACCGCGGCCACGGCCGGCCATCCCCCGCCGGCGCTGGTCCACCCTGACGGGACGGTCGACTTCCTCTGCCCGCCGGTCTCCCCGCCGCTGGGCCTGGGCGCCGGCCTGCCCGTGGAGACCGCCGAGGCGACCCTGCCCGAGGGCTCCCGGCTGGTCCTCTACACCGACGGGCTGCTGCAGAACCGCACCCGCGACCTGGACGCGGCCCTGGAGGCGCTCCGGCAGGCCGTCGGCGGGCCGGAGCGCCGACCGGAGGAGGTCTGCGCGGGCGTGATGGAGTCGATGCTGCCCACCCGGCCCGACGACGACGTGGCGCTGCTGGTGGCGCAGACCCGGCTGCTCGCACCGGACCGGGTCGCCGAGTGGGACGTGGAACCCGACCCGGCGGCGGTCAGCCCGGTCCGCAACGCCTGCGCCCGCAAGCTGGAGGAGTGGGGCCTGGAGCACATCTCCTTCGGCACCGAGCTCATCCTCAGCGAACTGATCACCAACGCCGTCCGCTACGGCAAGGTGCCGATCCGGGTGCGGCTGCTGCTCACCGAGACCCTGGTCTGCGAGGTCTCGGACGGGAGCAGCACCGCCCCGCACATCCGCCGTGCCAAGGACACCGACGAAGGCGGCCGAGGGCTCTTCCTGGTCGCCCGGTACGCCGAGCACTGGGGGACTCGCTACTCCAGCCGGGGGAAGACCATCTGGGCCTCCCAGACGCTGGACAGCAGCGGGACGCCGGACGAGGAGGCACTGGGCGACATGCTCCTCGGTGAGTGGGACGACCTGGAACTCTGACCGCCCGCCCGGCCCGCCCGGCCCGGAATCCCCGGCCTCCGCCGGAGATTCCGG
The sequence above is a segment of the Kitasatospora sp. NBC_00240 genome. Coding sequences within it:
- a CDS encoding SpoIIE family protein phosphatase/ATP-binding protein, whose protein sequence is MLVILLVAAALVAVVVQTRRDTMADARHRTLAAAESFAHAPGLVSALDGPDPSATLQPLAEDARKAAGIDALIVYKLDGITLTHSDVSQLGKHVIGPYAQAAEGKAFTRTFNGALGPSVISAAPVKDASGQVVGIVSAPVTVESVQNTVNRQLPVFLVSAGAAVALAAVGAGLVSHRLRRQTHGLGPAEMTRMYEHHDAVLHAVREGVLITGDDGRLLLANDEARRLLDLPADAEGRPVESLGLDAGTAELLASDRIATDEVHLAADRLLSLNKRSTTPFGVHRTSVVTLRDTTELRELSGRAEVARGRLRLLYDAGMRIGSTLDVSRTAEELAEVAVPGFADVVTVELQDLVLRGEEPSGASTELRRSAVAGLAADHPLYPVGQLIHFVPGTPMATSVADGRSVVAPDLAGSPGWQGQDRARAQEILDYGIHSLAVVPLQARGVVLGLVNFWRAGDSPPFDQEDLAFAEEVAGRAAVSIDNARRYTREHATAVTLQRSLMPRGLPAQEALDVAHRYLPAQAGVGGDWFDVIPLPGARVALVVGDVVGHGLHAAATMGRLRVAVHNFSTLDLPPDELLGHLDELVARIDVQDEDTEDDAQPAITGATCLYVIYDAVSGVVTAATAGHPPPALVHPDGTVDFLCPPVSPPLGLGAGLPVETAEATLPEGSRLVLYTDGLLQNRTRDLDAALEALRQAVGGPERRPEEVCAGVMESMLPTRPDDDVALLVAQTRLLAPDRVAEWDVEPDPAAVSPVRNACARKLEEWGLEHISFGTELILSELITNAVRYGKVPIRVRLLLTETLVCEVSDGSSTAPHIRRAKDTDEGGRGLFLVARYAEHWGTRYSSRGKTIWASQTLDSSGTPDEEALGDMLLGEWDDLEL